One genomic segment of Misgurnus anguillicaudatus chromosome 23, ASM2758022v2, whole genome shotgun sequence includes these proteins:
- the slc30a7 gene encoding zinc transporter 7 translates to MLPLSIKDDEYKPAKFNLLAKISSWFRSILADKTSRNLFFFLCLNLSFGFVELMYGIWSNSLGLISDSFHMFFDCTALLAGLAASVISRWRSNDSFSYGYVRAEVLAGFVNGLFLIFTAFFIFSEGVERALEPPDVHHERLLPVSIAGLLVNLVGVFVFQHGGHGHSHGDEGHGHSHSLFNGSAGHGHSHGHSHGGHGHSHESKHGHDHGHSHGGHGHSHEDSHEDSHCHDDHSLTTGKGSNKQILQGVFLHIVADTLGSVGVIISAILMQKYDLMIADPICSMLIALLIGVSVVPLLRESMGILMQRTPPSLDHALPECYQRVQQLQGVYNLQEPHFWTLCTDVYIGTLKLLVAPDADSRWILSQTHNIFTQVGVRQLYVQIEVAAM, encoded by the exons ATGCTCCCGTTATCCATCAAAGATGACGAGTACAAACCTGCCAAGTTCAACTTGTTGGCCAAAATCTCGAGCTGGTTCAG ATCAATTCTTGCGGATAAGACGTCTCGCAATCTGTTTTTCTTCCTGTGTTTGAATCTGTCCTTCGGTTTCGTGGAGCTCATGTATGGCATATGGAGTAACAG TTTAGGTTTGATATCCGATTCCTTTCACATGTTCTTCGACTGTACGGCTCTCCTGGCAGGCCTCGCAGCATCTGTGATCTCACGGTGGAGATCCAATGACTCCTTCTCATACGG GTATGTCAGAGCAGAAGTTCTCGCGGGCTTCGTGAACGGCCTTTTCCTGATATTTACCGCCTTCTTTATCTTCTCAGAGGGAGTAGAG AGAGCGCTAGAACCCCCTGATGTGCACCATGAACGGTTACTTCCGGTGTCAATAGCAGGACTCCTGGTGAATCTTGTAGGAGTATTTGTTTTTCAACACGGAGGACACGGACACTCTCATGGTGATGAAG GTCATGGCCACAGTCATTCCCTATTTAATGGCAGTGCAGGGCACGGACACAGTCACGGACACAGTCACGGAGGCCACGGCCACAGTCACGAGTCTAAACACGGACATGATCACGGTCACTCGCATGGAGGACACGGACATTCACATGAAGATTCGCATGAAGATTCACACTGTCATG ATGACCACTCGCTCACAACGGGAAAAGGCTCCAACAAGCAGATATTACAAG GAGTTTTTCTGCACATCGTCGCGGACACGTTGGGCAGCGTTGGCGTCATAATATCAGCCATCCTGATGCAGAAATACGACTTGATGATCGCCGACCCCATCTGCTCCATGCTCATCGCTCTGCTCATCGGCGTGAG TGTGGTTCCTCTGCTCAGGGAATCCATGGGGATCCTGATGCAACGGACACCTCCTTCTCTGGACCACGCCCTTCCTGAATGCTACCAAAGG GTCCAGCAGCTTCAGGGTGTTTACAATCTTCAAGAGCCTCATTTCTGGACACTATGCACAGACGTCTACATTGGCACACTTAAACTCCTTGTAGCGCCTGATGCAGATTCTAGATGGATTTTGAGCCAGACACATAATATTTTCACGCAG GTTGGCGTCAGACAGCTGTACGTTCAGATTGAAGTGGCTGCCATGTAG